Proteins encoded by one window of Mycteria americana isolate JAX WOST 10 ecotype Jacksonville Zoo and Gardens chromosome 26, USCA_MyAme_1.0, whole genome shotgun sequence:
- the PRPH gene encoding peripherin, with the protein MSRGGRAPPPRRALGAPPPLTVAPGRLAAAAAARDAEREELAALNDRFAAFLERVRALERQNGALRAALGRAAAATAPRAAGLVQGELRGLRERLQCLGRDRDRLQAERDGLAADLAALRQRLEDETQKREDAEKNLVLFRKDVDDATLSRLELERKVELLMDEIGFLKKLHEEELRDLEGSAPSPAVLAEVEVCKPDLTAALRDIRTQYESIAVKNLQEAEEWYKSKFADLSDAANRNHEALRLAKQEMNESRRQIQSLTCEVDGLKGMNEALQRQMREMEDEFGEEIGSYQDVVGRLEQEIQQMKEEMARHLREYQDLLNVKMALDIEIATYRKLLEGEESRITVPLYPTTSFNMRSSVLEPQPAESPARRMVLIKTIEMRDGQQVVTESHKERAEPGK; encoded by the exons ATGAGCCGCGGCGGCCGCGCCCCCCCTCCGCGCCGCGCCCtcggggcgccgccgcccctcaCCGTGGCTCcggggcggctggcggcggcggcggcggcgcgggacgCGGAGCGGGAGGAACTGGCGGCGCTGAACGATCGCTTCGCCGCTTTCCTGGAGCGGGTGCGGGCGCTGGAGCGGCAGAACGGGGCCCTGCGAGCCGCCctgggccgcgccgccgccgccaccgcgccccgcgccgccgggctggtgcagggggagctgcgggggctgcgggagcggctGCAGTGCCTCGGCCGGGACCGCGACCGGCTCCAGGCCGAGCGAGACGGGCTGGCCGCCGACCTGGCGGCCCTGCGGCAGCG GCTGGAGGACGAGACGCAGAAGCGGGAGGATGCGGAGAAGAACCTGGTGCTGTTCCGCAAg GACGTGGACGATGCCACGCTGTCCCGCCTGGAGCTGGAGCGCAAGGTCGAGCTGCTGATGGACGAGATCGGCTTCCTCAAGAAGCTGCatgaggag GAGCTGCGGGACCTGGAGGGGAGCGCCCCGAGTCCGGCGGTGCTGGCGGAGGTGGAGGTCTGCAAGCCGGATCTGACGGCCGCGCTGCGGGACATCCGCACCCAGTACGAGAGCATCGCCGTGAAGAACCTGCAGGAAGCCGAGGAGTGGTACAAGTCGAAG tTCGCCGACCTCTCGGACGCAGCCAACCGCAACCACGAGGCGCTGCGGCTGGCCAAGCAGGAGATGAACGAGTCCCGGCGGCAGATCCAGAGCCTCACCTGCGAGGTGGATGGGCTGAAGGGCATG AACGAGGCGCTGCAGCGGCAGATGCGGGAGATGGAGGACGAGTTTGGGGAGGAGATCGGGAGCTACCAGGACGTGGTGGGGCGGCTGGAGCAGGAGATCCAGCAGATGAAGGAGGAGATGGCGCGGCACCTGCGCGAGTACCAGGACCTGCTCAACGTCAAGATGGCCCTGGACATCGAGATCGCCACGTACCGCAAGCTGCTGGAGGGCGAGGAGAGCCG gATCACCGTCCCCCTGTACCCCACCACCTCCTTCAACATGAGGAGCTcag TGCTGGAGCCGCAGCCTGCGGAGAGCCCGGCGCGGAGGATGGTGCTCATCAAAACCATCGAGATGAGGGATGGGCag CAGGTGGTGACGGAGTCGCACAAGGAGCGAGCGGAGCCAGGGAAGTGA
- the C1QL4 gene encoding complement C1q-like protein 4 translates to MVLVLLVAIPLLVHSSKAAAHYEMLGSCRMVCDPYPGPELPAASPPPFLPGAKGEPGRKGRAGVRGPPGPPGPRGPPGEPGRPGPPGPPGPGPGGYIPSFYSPKIAFYAGLRKPHEGYEVLRFDDVVTNVGNYYEPSSGKFTCPLPGIYFFTYHVLMRGGDGTSMWADLMKNGQVRASAIAQDADQNYDYASNSVILHLDVGDEVFVKLDGGKVHGGNTNKYSTFSGFIIYPD, encoded by the exons ATGGTGTTGGTGCTGCTGGTGGCCATCCCGCTGCTGGTGCACAGCTCCAAGGCGGCCGCGCACTACGAGATGCTGGGCAGCTGCCGCATGGTCTGCGACCCCTACCCCGGCCCCGAGCTGCCCGCTGCCTCCCCACCGCCCTTCCTGCCCGGTGCCAAGGGTGAGCCGGGGCGCAAGGGCCGCGCCGGCGTGCGGGGCCCCCCTGGACCACCGGGACCACGGGGGCCGCCGGGCGAGCCAGGCCGGCCGGGGCCACCGGGGCCACCGGGGCCGGGTCCCGGGGGGTACATCCCCTCCTTCTACAGCCCCAAGATCGCTTTCTACGCGGGGCTGCGGAAGCCGCACGAGGGCTACGAGGTGCTGCGCTTCGACGACGTGGTCACCAACGTGGGCAACTACTACGAACCCTCGAGTGGGAAGTTCACCTGCCCCCTGCCCGGCATCTACTTCTTCACCTACCACGTCCTCATGCGCGGCGGCGACGGTACCAGCATGTGGGCCGACCTCATGAAGAACGGGCAG GTGCGGGCCAGCGCCATCGCGCAGGACGCGGACCAGAACTACGACTACGCCAGCAACAGCGTCATCCTGCACCTGGACGTGGGCGACGAGGTCTTCGTCAAGCTGGACGGCGGCAAAGTCCACGGTGGCAACACCAACAAGTACAGCACCTTCTCCGGCTTCATCATCTACCCCGACTGA
- the LOC142421044 gene encoding LOW QUALITY PROTEIN: tubulin alpha-1C chain-like (The sequence of the model RefSeq protein was modified relative to this genomic sequence to represent the inferred CDS: deleted 1 base in 1 codon), whose product MPSDKTIGGGGDSFNTFFSETGAGKHVPRAVFVDLEPTVIDEVRTGTYRQLFHPEQLITGKEDAANNYARGHYTIGKEIIDLVLDRIRKLADQCTGLQGFLVFHSFGGGTGSGFTSLLMERLSVDYGKKSKLEFSIYPAPQVSTAVVEPYNSILTTHTTLEHSDCAFMVDNEAIYDICRRNLDIERPTYTNLNRLISQIVSSITASLRFDGALNVDLTEFQTNLVPYPRIHFPLATYAPVISAEKAYHEQLTVAEITNACFEPANQMVKCDPRHGKYMACCLLYRGDVVPKDVNAAIATIKTKRTIQFVDWCPTGFKVGINYQPPTVVPGGDLAKVQRAVCMLSNTTAIAEAWARLDHKFDLMYAKRAFVHWYVGEGMEEGEFSEAREDMAALEKDYEEVGADSVEGEEEGEEY is encoded by the exons CCGGCAAGCACGTGCCGCGGGCCGTCTTCGTGGACCTGGAGCCCACGGTGATCG ACGAGGTGCGCACGGGGACGTACCGGCAGCTCTTCCACCCCGAGCAGCTGATCACGGGCAAGGAGGATGCGGCCAACAACTACGCCCGTGGGCACTACACCATCGGGAAGGAGATCATCGACCTGGTCCTCGACCGCATCCGCAAGCTG GCTGACCagtgcacggggctgcagggcTTCCTGGTCTTCCACAGCTTCGGGGGCGGCACCGGCTCCGGCTTCACCTCCCTGCTCATGGAGCGCCTCTCCGTCGACTACGGCAAGAAGTCCAAGCTGGAGTTCTCCATCTACCCGGCCCCGCAGGTCTCCACGGCCGTGGTGGAGCCCTACAACTCCATCCTCACCACCCACACCACCCTGGAGCACTCCGACTGCGCCTTCATGGTGGACAACGAGGCCATCTACGACATCTGCCGCCGCAACCTGGACATCGAGAGGCCCACCTACACCAACCTCAACCGCCTCATCAGCCAGATCGTGTCCTCCATCACTGCCTCCCTGCGCTTCGATGGGGCCCTGAACGTCGACCTGACGGAGTTCCAGACCAACCTGGTGCCGTACCCCCGCATCCACTTCCCGCTGGCCACCTACGCCCCCGTCATCTCGGCCGAGAAGGCTTACCACGAGCAGCTGACAGTGGCAGAGATCACCAACGCCTGCTTCGAGCCGGCCAACCAGATGGTGAAATGCGACCCACGGCACGGCAAGTACATGGCGTGCTGCCTGCTGTACCGCGGGGACGTGGTGCCCAAGGATGTCAACGCCGCCATCGCCACCATCAAGACCAAGCGCACCATCCAGTTCGTGGACTGGTGCCCCACCGGTTTCAAGGTGGGCATCAACTACCAGCCGCCCACGGTGGTGCCCGGGGGGGACCTGGCCAAGGTGCAGCGCGCCGTGTGCATGCTGAGCAACACCACGGCCATCGCCGAGGCCTGGGCCCGCCTGGACCACAAGTTTGACCTGATGTACGCCAAGCGGGCGTTCGTGCACTGGTACGTGGGGGAGGGCATGGAGGAGGGGGAGTTCTCGGAGGCCCGGGAGGACATGGCCGCCCTGGAGAAGGATTACGAGGAGGTGGGGGCCGACAGCGtggagggcgaggaggagggggaggaataCTAG